One Natranaerovirga hydrolytica genomic region harbors:
- the spoIVA gene encoding stage IV sporulation protein A, with protein MEQFDIYNDIKARTNGEIYIGIVGPVRTGKSTFIKRFMDLLVLPNIENVHSRERTKDELPQSAAGKTIMTTEPKFIPKETATIKLSEGLEFNVRMIDCVGYMVEGASGHKENDEERMVRTPWFENQIPFTQAAEIGTKKVINDHSTIGIVITTDGSFGELERENYLAPEERTISELKKLNKPFIVLLNSSKPFSEETKILSQELGEKYDVSVLPVNCEQLRKDDITKIMEKVLHEFPVTEVTFNVPKWIEMLPDNHIIKDDLILCVKDIINNVDLIRDIQNENITYPESQYVNRFKLDKIDMSEGSAKIEIDFNDEYYYNVLSDMLETEIQDEYEFISMIKKFSGIRNEYNKVSKALEDVRYKGYGVVNPLLEEITLDEPEIIKHGSKYGVKIKATAPSIHMIRANIETEVSPIVGTEKQSQELVDYLLEEVETDPRKIWESNIFGKSLQELVDEGLQNKLYRMPEESQVKLQETLQKIVNDGSGGLICIII; from the coding sequence TTGGAACAATTTGACATTTATAATGATATTAAAGCACGAACCAATGGCGAAATATACATTGGCATAGTAGGACCTGTAAGAACAGGTAAATCAACATTTATTAAAAGATTTATGGATTTGCTAGTATTACCAAATATTGAGAATGTACATAGCAGAGAAAGGACAAAAGATGAATTACCTCAAAGCGCAGCTGGAAAGACCATAATGACCACAGAACCTAAGTTTATACCAAAAGAAACAGCAACGATTAAACTTTCAGAAGGCCTAGAATTTAATGTAAGAATGATAGATTGTGTTGGATATATGGTAGAGGGTGCATCAGGGCATAAAGAAAACGATGAAGAAAGAATGGTAAGAACCCCATGGTTTGAGAATCAAATACCCTTTACACAAGCCGCAGAAATTGGTACAAAAAAAGTTATTAATGATCATTCAACAATAGGCATTGTTATTACAACAGATGGTTCTTTTGGAGAGTTAGAAAGAGAAAACTATCTTGCACCTGAGGAAAGAACCATATCTGAGTTAAAAAAATTAAATAAACCATTTATAGTCCTGTTAAACTCATCAAAACCATTTTCAGAAGAAACGAAGATTTTGTCACAAGAGTTAGGCGAGAAATATGATGTATCCGTTCTTCCAGTTAATTGTGAACAACTTAGAAAAGATGATATTACTAAGATTATGGAGAAGGTACTTCATGAATTTCCAGTTACAGAAGTAACTTTTAATGTACCCAAATGGATAGAAATGTTACCAGACAATCATATTATAAAAGATGATTTGATTCTTTGTGTAAAAGACATTATTAACAACGTAGATTTAATCAGAGATATTCAAAATGAAAATATAACCTATCCAGAAAGTCAATATGTCAATCGATTCAAATTAGACAAAATAGATATGTCTGAAGGCAGTGCAAAGATAGAAATTGATTTTAATGACGAGTATTATTACAATGTATTAAGCGATATGTTAGAAACAGAAATCCAAGATGAATATGAATTTATCTCTATGATTAAAAAATTCTCTGGTATTAGAAATGAATACAATAAAGTTTCAAAAGCCCTAGAAGATGTAAGGTACAAAGGTTATGGTGTTGTGAATCCTTTATTAGAAGAGATAACATTGGATGAACCAGAAATCATCAAACATGGCAGCAAATACGGTGTCAAAATAAAAGCCACAGCACCAAGTATTCATATGATTCGAGCAAATATCGAAACAGAAGTTTCACCCATAGTAGGAACTGAAAAGCAAAGCCAAGAATTAGTAGATTATTTATTAGAGGAAGTAGAAACTGATCCAAGAAAAATCTGGGAATCCAATATTTTTGGAAAATCATTACAAGAGCTGGTTGACGAAGGATTACAAAATAAACTCTATCGTATGCCAGAAGAAAGCCAAGTCAAACTACAAGAAACGCTACAAAAAATCGTTAACGATGGTAGTGGTGGACTAATTTGTATTATTATTTAA
- a CDS encoding phytoene desaturase family protein has protein sequence MKKKVIVVGAGVGGLSTAIRLLCKGYDVEIIEKEPIAGGKMHQIEGKGFKFDVGPTIIMMPHLYKEVFELAGKNPDDYIPMKQLDPIYTLNFPDGDRHVMSTDLYKLTTLLESVSEEDTLGYYEYLADTYKRYLVAKDQFIEKSFRKKRDFYNPNSMVGAMKLKTFNSAYQSISKFVKDDKLRKALAFQTLYIGISPYNGPSIYTIIPMIELLYGVWYMEGGMYTMTKGLEKLFKELGGTIQYNIEVDEILVKDKKAYGVRANAQTYESDHVVCNADFPYAMKHLIKEQSVKGKYTDKKIDNMEYSCSCFMMYLGLDKKYPDLSVHNIMFAKNFDKNIHDIFEAYKFPEDPSFYLYSPSRIDATVAPEGKENLYVLVPVPELSKKSIKWNDETIQRYREKLLNRISEIEGLEDIKENIVFEEIFTPNDFKDRFNAYNGATFGLKPTLLQSNYFRPHNKYDYCDNLYFTGSSVHPGAGVPIVLTSSKLVVEEIEKDNG, from the coding sequence ATGAAAAAAAAGGTGATTGTCGTTGGTGCAGGTGTTGGCGGTTTGTCTACAGCCATTAGGCTACTATGCAAAGGGTATGATGTTGAAATCATTGAAAAAGAACCCATTGCAGGAGGCAAAATGCACCAAATAGAAGGTAAAGGATTTAAGTTTGATGTGGGTCCAACCATTATAATGATGCCACATCTTTACAAAGAAGTTTTTGAATTGGCAGGCAAAAATCCAGATGATTATATACCCATGAAACAATTGGATCCAATATACACTTTGAATTTTCCTGACGGGGATAGACACGTAATGTCTACAGATTTATATAAGCTTACAACCTTATTAGAAAGTGTTAGTGAGGAAGATACATTAGGGTACTATGAATATTTAGCCGATACTTATAAAAGGTATTTGGTGGCTAAAGATCAGTTTATAGAGAAATCTTTTAGGAAAAAAAGGGACTTTTATAATCCAAATTCAATGGTTGGTGCAATGAAATTAAAAACATTTAATAGTGCGTATCAATCGATTTCAAAATTTGTTAAAGATGATAAATTAAGAAAAGCATTAGCCTTTCAAACTTTATACATTGGCATATCGCCTTATAATGGTCCTTCTATATACACCATTATTCCAATGATAGAGCTGTTATATGGTGTCTGGTATATGGAAGGTGGTATGTATACCATGACAAAAGGTTTAGAAAAGCTTTTTAAAGAGTTAGGTGGAACCATTCAATATAATATTGAAGTGGATGAAATTTTAGTAAAAGATAAAAAAGCTTATGGTGTAAGGGCTAATGCTCAAACTTATGAAAGCGATCATGTGGTTTGTAATGCAGATTTTCCTTATGCAATGAAACATCTCATTAAAGAACAATCGGTAAAAGGAAAATATACGGATAAAAAAATTGATAATATGGAATACTCTTGTTCTTGCTTTATGATGTATTTAGGGCTGGATAAAAAGTATCCTGATTTAAGCGTTCATAATATAATGTTCGCCAAAAACTTTGATAAAAATATTCATGATATTTTTGAAGCATACAAATTTCCAGAAGACCCATCTTTTTATTTGTATAGTCCATCAAGAATTGATGCAACAGTAGCACCTGAGGGTAAAGAGAATCTCTATGTATTGGTACCCGTACCTGAACTGTCTAAAAAAAGTATTAAGTGGAATGATGAAACAATACAAAGGTATCGAGAAAAATTACTTAACCGAATCAGTGAGATAGAAGGTTTAGAAGATATTAAAGAAAATATTGTTTTTGAAGAGATTTTTACGCCAAATGATTTTAAAGATAGATTTAATGCATACAATGGGGCAACCTTTGGCTTAAAACCCACACTGCTACAAAGCAACTATTTTAGACCCCATAACAAATACGATTATTGCGATAATCTATATTTTACAGGAAGCAGTGTTCATCCCGGTGCAGGCGTACCCATTGTATTAACATCATCAAAATTAGTTGTGGAAGAAATAGAAAAAGACAATGGTTAA
- a CDS encoding phytoene/squalene synthase family protein, which yields MSLKEDYLVCEQIIQSNSKSFYKAFKTLPPKKANGIFAVYAFCRAIDDIVDEQKDMSALDHFKCTFEDFKKGIILDEPIWRALKDTFDTFNLSYEPFDDMILGQYKDTSFSQPNTQKDLEAYCYYVASTVGLMILPLLSRKHTQLKECALHLGKAMQITNILRDVGEDYTNQRMYLPKEVMNGFEYYEEDLKNSVINDDFINLWEYEAQIAETYYSKAMKDFSLFDKDARLSVIAATKFYKEILNAVRKNNYDCFNKRNFVSKSKKYTLLLESYFLNFKLR from the coding sequence ATGTCGTTAAAAGAAGATTATTTAGTCTGTGAACAAATCATTCAAAGCAATTCTAAAAGCTTTTATAAAGCTTTTAAAACACTTCCACCTAAAAAAGCCAATGGTATTTTTGCCGTATATGCATTTTGTAGAGCAATAGATGATATTGTGGATGAACAAAAAGATATGTCTGCTTTAGATCATTTTAAATGCACTTTTGAGGATTTTAAAAAGGGAATTATTTTAGACGAACCGATCTGGAGAGCATTAAAAGATACCTTTGACACCTTTAATTTATCTTACGAACCTTTTGATGATATGATTTTAGGTCAATACAAAGACACCTCTTTTTCTCAACCCAATACTCAAAAAGACTTAGAAGCATATTGTTATTATGTAGCTTCAACTGTAGGTTTAATGATATTACCACTCTTATCCAGAAAACATACTCAACTAAAAGAATGTGCCCTTCATCTTGGTAAAGCAATGCAAATCACCAATATATTGAGAGATGTAGGGGAAGATTATACCAATCAAAGAATGTATTTGCCTAAGGAAGTTATGAATGGATTTGAGTATTATGAAGAAGATTTAAAAAACAGCGTTATCAATGATGATTTTATAAATTTATGGGAATATGAAGCACAGATTGCAGAAACTTATTATTCAAAAGCTATGAAAGATTTTTCTTTATTTGACAAAGATGCTCGACTCTCTGTAATTGCTGCTACTAAATTTTACAAAGAAATTCTTAATGCCGTTAGAAAAAATAATTACGATTGCTTTAACAAAAGAAATTTTGTTTCAAAGTCAAAAAAATATACCTTGTTATTAGAGAGTTATTTTTTGAACTTTAAATTACGTTAA
- a CDS encoding FprA family A-type flavoprotein, which translates to MNVTTVADGVYQLSVNIENILFEGLWEIPNGVSLNSYIIKGEKTAIVDGVCDWDGVPETLFALLDKLEIDPKSIEYLIINHMEPDHSGWIEDFKKIHSDFKIICTGKAAELLEGFYDHTENITIVKDDDILDLGNGHVLTFKEIPNVHWPDTMVTLDQKTGTLFSCDAFGGFGSVTSSNYDDALTQDEIDFYEKEAVRYYANIVGAFSMPVEKAIQKCQDLPVKIVAPGHGIVWRENPQKIIDDYTRYAAYSKGIAKERISIIWGSMYGMTEKAVNFIKKIIEKEDIEVDIVRVPESSWGTVLGSVWESTGIILAMPTYEYKMFPPMAAVLDELGKKKVTKRKAFRLGSYGWSGGAQRELDEIMTKQRMNWEFIDPVEFKGSPSQEDLKQIENQVKELVKLVKETVNQ; encoded by the coding sequence ATGAACGTAACCACAGTTGCTGATGGTGTTTATCAACTCTCAGTCAATATAGAAAATATATTATTTGAAGGTTTATGGGAAATTCCTAATGGTGTTTCATTAAATTCATATATTATCAAAGGTGAAAAGACAGCTATTGTAGATGGTGTGTGTGATTGGGATGGTGTTCCAGAGACTTTATTTGCATTATTAGACAAATTAGAAATCGATCCAAAGTCAATTGAATACCTGATTATCAATCATATGGAGCCTGATCACTCTGGGTGGATTGAAGACTTTAAAAAGATACATTCGGATTTTAAAATCATATGTACAGGTAAAGCAGCAGAATTATTAGAAGGCTTTTATGATCATACAGAAAACATTACAATTGTTAAAGACGATGATATTTTAGATTTAGGTAATGGACATGTTTTAACTTTTAAAGAAATACCAAATGTCCATTGGCCAGATACAATGGTGACATTAGATCAAAAAACAGGCACTTTATTTTCTTGTGATGCATTTGGAGGATTTGGAAGCGTCACCAGTTCTAATTATGATGATGCATTAACACAAGATGAAATTGATTTTTATGAAAAAGAAGCGGTACGCTATTATGCCAATATCGTAGGCGCATTTTCAATGCCAGTGGAAAAAGCCATACAAAAATGCCAAGACTTACCCGTAAAAATTGTTGCGCCTGGTCATGGTATTGTATGGCGTGAAAACCCACAAAAAATCATCGATGATTATACTAGATACGCAGCTTACTCAAAGGGTATAGCAAAAGAAAGAATATCCATCATCTGGGGTTCTATGTATGGGATGACTGAAAAAGCAGTCAACTTTATAAAAAAAATAATAGAAAAAGAAGACATAGAAGTTGATATCGTAAGAGTCCCTGAAAGTTCTTGGGGAACGGTACTAGGATCTGTATGGGAATCCACAGGAATTATTTTGGCAATGCCAACATATGAATACAAAATGTTTCCACCTATGGCAGCTGTATTAGATGAACTAGGCAAGAAGAAAGTAACCAAAAGAAAAGCATTCCGATTAGGTTCATATGGATGGTCTGGCGGTGCTCAAAGAGAATTAGATGAGATTATGACAAAACAAAGAATGAACTGGGAATTTATAGATCCAGTAGAATTTAAAGGCTCACCTAGTCAAGAAGATTTAAAACAAATTGAAAATCAAGTAAAAGAATTGGTTAAGCTAGTAAAAGAAACGGTTAATCAATAA
- a CDS encoding AEC family transporter, whose translation MDIFLHIVGNNIVPIFLLIGIGFVVSRKFEIDIKTLSKINFYIFVPGFVLVNLYTTEIPLDLLKVLVFAITFLMVNMLIGSIIAKVRNYDDKLANAYKNSIMFYNSGNIGIPLITLVFSASIFTEAQLNLAVTAQIMVMVVQNITTNTIGFFNADKANMHWKQSIKKILKMPTVYAIPTALILKWITINTGYDFTEFPGWPGLEYIRSGLISIALVSLGVQLSKTKVTLTNKKVYLAVAIRLIGGPIMAVGLIMLMGFDGVVAQTLMISSSVPTAVNTALIAVECDNCPDFASQTVMFATLLSAITLTFVIFTAGIIFPI comes from the coding sequence ATGGATATATTTCTACATATAGTAGGCAATAACATTGTACCGATTTTTTTGTTGATTGGTATTGGTTTTGTAGTAAGCAGAAAATTTGAAATCGATATTAAAACATTAAGTAAAATAAATTTTTATATTTTTGTACCAGGTTTTGTATTGGTTAACCTCTATACAACTGAAATTCCTTTAGATTTACTAAAGGTACTGGTTTTTGCCATTACTTTTTTAATGGTTAATATGTTAATTGGTAGCATTATTGCAAAAGTACGAAATTATGATGATAAATTAGCCAATGCATATAAAAATTCTATTATGTTCTATAACTCAGGTAATATTGGTATTCCACTTATTACACTCGTGTTTAGTGCAAGTATATTTACGGAAGCTCAATTAAATTTAGCTGTAACCGCTCAAATTATGGTAATGGTAGTTCAAAACATTACAACCAACACAATCGGTTTCTTTAATGCTGATAAAGCCAATATGCATTGGAAACAATCCATTAAAAAAATACTTAAAATGCCAACAGTATATGCCATACCAACGGCTTTGATTTTAAAATGGATTACGATCAATACAGGATATGATTTTACAGAATTTCCAGGGTGGCCTGGTTTAGAATATATAAGAAGTGGTTTGATTTCTATTGCCCTTGTTTCACTAGGTGTACAATTGTCTAAGACCAAAGTAACATTAACCAATAAAAAAGTGTATTTGGCCGTAGCAATACGCCTTATAGGTGGTCCCATTATGGCTGTAGGGCTCATTATGTTAATGGGATTTGATGGTGTGGTCGCACAAACGCTTATGATTTCATCTTCTGTACCAACAGCAGTTAACACGGCATTAATAGCAGTGGAATGTGATAACTGCCCTGACTTTGCTTCACAAACCGTTATGTTTGCTACTTTATTGAGTGCCATTACATTAACATTTGTCATATTTACGGCAGGTATAATATTCCCAATATAA
- a CDS encoding Gfo/Idh/MocA family protein translates to MAKRRYAQIGIGGRARFFYEAVVSDFKETSELVAFCDINQTRMDYANKVLKEEYNVEPLPTYKHTEFEKMIKEQKPDAIIVTTVDRTHHTYIIKAMELGCDVITEKPMTVDEEKAEEILEAIERTGKELRVTFNYRYAPHNTKIRELIMNDTIGDVTSVHFEWLLNTEHGADYFRRWHRDKRNSGGLLVHKSTHHFDLVNFWLGAKPKTVYAMGDLMFYGRENAEQRGVTEFYHRAYGSEAAKNDPFALHLDEKERLKAMYLDAEKEDGYYRDQSVFGEGINIEDTMGVLVKYDNKAVLTYSLNAYMPWEGFKVNINGTKGRIQVSVVERTYVNAGGNADLEGALKQKSIIVYPMFGEPYEVEIVEGKGGHGGGDPLLLSDIFGEPKDDPFNRAASHIDGAMSILTGIAGNKSLATGQAIQIDDLLDLR, encoded by the coding sequence ATGGCAAAAAGAAGATATGCTCAAATTGGTATTGGAGGAAGAGCTAGATTTTTTTATGAAGCTGTTGTAAGTGATTTTAAAGAGACATCAGAGTTAGTAGCATTTTGTGATATTAATCAAACAAGAATGGATTATGCCAATAAAGTATTAAAAGAAGAATATAATGTTGAACCGTTACCGACGTATAAACATACTGAATTTGAAAAAATGATTAAAGAACAAAAACCAGACGCAATTATTGTTACAACAGTAGACAGAACCCATCATACTTATATCATTAAAGCAATGGAACTAGGTTGTGATGTTATTACAGAAAAACCGATGACAGTTGATGAAGAAAAAGCAGAAGAAATTTTAGAAGCAATTGAAAGAACGGGCAAAGAATTGCGTGTTACATTTAATTACAGATATGCACCACATAATACAAAAATCCGTGAACTCATTATGAATGATACAATTGGAGATGTAACAAGTGTACATTTCGAATGGTTATTAAATACAGAACATGGTGCAGACTATTTTAGACGTTGGCATAGAGATAAAAGAAACAGTGGTGGATTATTGGTTCACAAATCGACTCACCATTTTGATTTAGTCAATTTCTGGTTAGGTGCTAAACCTAAAACAGTTTATGCTATGGGTGACTTAATGTTTTATGGTCGCGAAAATGCAGAGCAAAGAGGCGTGACAGAGTTTTATCACAGAGCTTATGGAAGTGAAGCGGCTAAAAACGACCCATTTGCATTGCACTTAGATGAAAAAGAAAGACTTAAAGCAATGTATCTAGATGCTGAAAAAGAAGATGGATATTATAGAGACCAAAGTGTTTTTGGTGAAGGCATTAACATTGAAGACACAATGGGTGTATTAGTAAAATACGATAACAAAGCTGTATTAACATATTCTCTTAACGCTTATATGCCTTGGGAAGGTTTTAAAGTAAATATCAATGGTACAAAAGGCAGAATCCAAGTATCTGTTGTAGAGAGAACATACGTTAACGCAGGTGGCAATGCTGACTTAGAAGGTGCTTTAAAACAAAAAAGTATCATAGTTTATCCAATGTTTGGTGAGCCATATGAAGTTGAAATCGTAGAAGGAAAAGGTGGACATGGTGGAGGCGATCCATTATTATTAAGTGATATCTTTGGTGAACCAAAAGACGATCCATTTAACCGTGCAGCATCTCATATAGATGGAGCAATGTCTATTCTTACGGGTATTGCAGGTAATAAATCTTTAGCAACTGGACAGGCTATTCAGATTGATGATTTACTTGACTTAAGATAA
- a CDS encoding AraC family transcriptional regulator has product MLLQQTTIYQTEDNSFAFSAREVVGKYSMNYYHFHNQYELYYLLSGKRHYFIKDRTTLVEKGNLVLIKPYDIHKTTDPGEGAHERILINFDESYLTPSACELLDTIFNGDRSVLPLLPADQEHIETILFQFIQEIKNEEIGYEAYLQSLLMQLLIYISRHKITDALSLDEEHPSEMHKKMSEIVQYINLNYKEYLSLSCVANQFFISQYYLSRAFKQATGFTFVEYVNSVRIREAQVLLRETNKKVIEIAEEVGFGNISHFGRVFKNITGFSPLHYRKMSKV; this is encoded by the coding sequence TTGTTATTACAACAAACCACAATTTATCAAACAGAAGACAATTCTTTTGCTTTTTCTGCTAGAGAAGTCGTAGGAAAGTACAGTATGAATTATTACCACTTTCACAACCAATATGAACTTTATTATTTATTATCTGGTAAAAGACATTATTTTATTAAAGATAGAACAACACTTGTTGAAAAGGGTAATTTGGTTTTAATCAAACCCTATGATATACACAAGACAACAGATCCCGGCGAAGGCGCTCATGAAAGAATCTTAATTAACTTTGATGAAAGCTATTTAACACCTTCTGCTTGTGAACTATTAGACACAATTTTTAATGGAGATCGCAGTGTTTTACCTTTATTACCAGCTGATCAAGAACATATTGAAACCATTTTATTTCAATTTATTCAGGAAATTAAAAATGAAGAAATCGGTTATGAAGCTTATTTACAATCCTTATTAATGCAATTGTTAATCTATATCAGTCGACATAAAATAACAGATGCATTATCTCTAGACGAAGAACATCCCAGTGAAATGCATAAAAAAATGTCAGAAATTGTTCAATACATTAATCTCAATTACAAGGAATATTTATCATTATCTTGTGTAGCAAATCAATTTTTTATTAGCCAATATTATCTAAGCCGAGCCTTTAAACAAGCCACTGGGTTTACTTTTGTTGAATACGTTAATAGTGTTCGAATTAGGGAAGCTCAAGTTCTTTTGAGAGAAACCAATAAAAAAGTAATTGAAATCGCTGAAGAAGTCGGTTTTGGCAATATTTCTCATTTTGGAAGAGTGTTTAAAAACATCACTGGATTTTCTCCTCTTCATTATAGGAAGATGAGTAAAGTTTAA
- a CDS encoding NAD(P)H-dependent glycerol-3-phosphate dehydrogenase, giving the protein MERISIIGAGSWGTALGILLAKSGHQVKIWSILKDEIKMLNEEREHKDKLPGIAIPSNIYGTTDLKEAMEDTKIVVMAVPSKFVRETSKKVKEFIQKDQIIVNVAKGLEESTLLSLAEVIEEEMPDNEVAVLSGPSHAEEVAKDIPTTCVVGANSKSVANKVQDVFMSKTFRVYTSPDIKGIELGGALKNVIALAAGISDGLNFGDNTKAALMTRGIAELSRLGIAMGASVHTFAGLSGIGDLIVTCTSMHSRNRRAGILIGQGQTLEEAIKEVNMVVEGVNTAKAAYEISKKYAIEMPIIEQIYKVLFENKNPKEAVEDLMLRDKTNEHKKLDMDFNKTIEWYKE; this is encoded by the coding sequence ATGGAGCGTATTTCAATTATTGGAGCGGGTAGTTGGGGAACAGCATTAGGTATATTATTAGCAAAATCAGGTCATCAAGTGAAGATATGGTCTATCTTAAAAGATGAAATCAAAATGCTTAACGAAGAAAGAGAGCATAAAGATAAATTACCAGGCATTGCCATTCCATCTAATATTTATGGGACGACAGATTTAAAAGAGGCAATGGAAGATACAAAGATTGTTGTCATGGCTGTGCCTTCAAAGTTTGTTAGAGAGACATCAAAAAAAGTAAAAGAATTTATTCAAAAAGATCAAATCATTGTTAACGTAGCAAAAGGATTAGAAGAATCCACATTATTATCCTTAGCAGAAGTTATTGAAGAAGAAATGCCTGATAATGAAGTAGCCGTATTATCTGGTCCAAGTCATGCAGAAGAAGTGGCAAAAGACATACCAACAACTTGTGTAGTCGGTGCCAATTCAAAGTCAGTAGCAAACAAGGTACAAGATGTTTTTATGAGTAAAACCTTTAGGGTTTATACAAGTCCTGATATAAAAGGTATTGAACTAGGTGGGGCTTTGAAAAATGTTATTGCTTTAGCAGCAGGTATTTCTGATGGATTAAACTTTGGAGATAATACAAAAGCAGCATTAATGACAAGAGGTATTGCAGAATTAAGTCGTTTAGGGATAGCTATGGGCGCTAGTGTACACACATTTGCAGGTTTATCAGGTATTGGAGATTTAATTGTCACTTGTACCAGTATGCATAGTAGAAATAGAAGAGCAGGTATATTAATTGGTCAAGGACAGACTTTAGAAGAAGCCATTAAAGAAGTAAACATGGTTGTAGAAGGTGTTAATACAGCGAAAGCGGCATATGAAATTTCTAAAAAGTATGCGATAGAAATGCCTATTATAGAACAAATATATAAAGTATTATTTGAAAACAAAAATCCAAAAGAAGCAGTAGAAGATTTAATGTTAAGAGATAAAACCAATGAACATAAAAAATTAGATATGGACTTTAATAAAACAATAGAATGGTATAAAGAATAA
- the plsY gene encoding glycerol-3-phosphate 1-O-acyltransferase PlsY, whose amino-acid sequence MLQLISIFIGYLLGCFQTSFLIGRVFNKVDIRELGSGNAGTTNAIRVLGWKAGVLTFLGDFLKAVVAIVLVRIVFDGQAYALYAGLGVILGHNFPFYLMFKGGKGIAATAGVLTAFDYRIALVACLLFIAIVALTRLVSLGSLLLATWIPVGMYLFYRQNIEIIVLGFVFMFLAFYRHKANIKRLIQGNENKLGQKKLT is encoded by the coding sequence ATGTTACAATTAATAAGTATATTTATCGGATATTTATTGGGTTGTTTTCAAACCTCATTTCTAATTGGTAGAGTTTTTAATAAAGTGGATATTAGAGAATTAGGCAGTGGCAATGCTGGCACAACTAACGCCATTAGAGTATTAGGATGGAAAGCCGGTGTGTTGACTTTTTTAGGAGATTTCTTAAAAGCGGTTGTAGCCATTGTATTGGTTAGAATTGTTTTTGATGGGCAAGCATATGCTTTATATGCAGGCTTAGGTGTTATCTTAGGACATAATTTCCCTTTTTATCTAATGTTTAAAGGTGGAAAAGGTATTGCAGCAACAGCAGGCGTTTTAACAGCATTTGATTATCGAATTGCATTAGTCGCTTGTTTGTTATTCATAGCCATTGTTGCATTAACCAGATTGGTATCATTAGGCTCATTGTTACTAGCCACTTGGATACCAGTAGGTATGTACTTATTTTATAGACAAAACATAGAAATTATTGTATTAGGTTTTGTATTTATGTTCTTAGCATTTTATAGACATAAAGCCAATATAAAACGATTAATTCAAGGTAATGAAAATAAATTAGGTCAAAAAAAATTAACATAG